In a single window of the Elaeis guineensis isolate ETL-2024a chromosome 6, EG11, whole genome shotgun sequence genome:
- the LOC140858838 gene encoding naringenin,2-oxoglutarate 3-dioxygenase-like: MGSLVDPAFVQAPEHRPKPTATETAVGIPLIDLSPLLHSPIPTDGGAAPPAISSLLAEVEAACRDWGFFQVINHGVPSELLDNIMAASKGFFALPAEEKWQVKRDEVNPLGYYNTEHTKNVRDWKEVFDLIVEELPVPLALAEPGADEFLSLRNRWPEHPPAFRPRNLSVPLSFVLSLSAASSILSGAANVRWDWVFARQ; encoded by the exons ATGGGTTCTCTAGTGGATCCAGCCTTCGTCCAAGCTCCCGAGCACCGACCCAAACCCACCGCCACGGAGACGGCCGTTGGCATCCCACTGATCGACCTCTCCCCCCTCCTCCACTCCCCCATCCCCACCGATGGCGGCGCCGCCCCGCCGGCCATCTCCAGTCTGCTAGCGGAGGTGGAGGCGGCGTGCCGGGATTGGGGGTTCTTCCAGGTGATCAACCACGGGGTTCCTTCAGAGCTGCTGGACAACATCATGGCAGCGTCCAAGGGATTCTTCGCGCTGCCGGCGGAGGAAAAGTGGCAGGTGAAGAGAGATGAGGTGAATCCGCTCGGCTACTACAACACGGAGCATACCAAGAATGTAAGAGACTGGAAGGAGGTCTTCGACTTAATCGTTGAGGAGCTGCCGGTGCCGCTGGCGTTGGCCGAGCCCGGAGCTGATGAATTCCTCTCGCTTAGGAACCGGTGGCCAGAACATCCTCCGGCATTTAG GCCTCGAAATTTGAGCGTGCCCTTATCTTTCGTCCTCTCTCTATCTGCGGCTTCATCAATTCTTTCTGGAGCTGCTAACGTGCGCTGGGATTGGGTGTTCGCCCGCCAGTAA